From Cucumis melo cultivar AY chromosome 3, USDA_Cmelo_AY_1.0, whole genome shotgun sequence:
TTTAGACAAGTGCATTGTCTCCACGTACTAGTAAAGTAACAAAGAAGACATATAATTAGGTATACAAGTACTCATTCATTAAATTCTCATTCATACATTTTTGGGTATTCTATACTTATATCTAAACATGAATTTTCAGCATAttcaatatatttaaaatatgctCAAGGGACGTTGACATACATGCTTTTCAATGCTAGATTATTTATTCTAAAAAAGagcatttgattttttttttttaattgggcatttttaaaaaaagtttaaaaatttaaattaggcatttaaaaaaaattaaaagtttaaaaggTTAACGTGGAAATGCAAGGAAATTAAATTTCGCCAAGTATTCTATGAAGCATGCTCAATATATTCTAATGCTCAAGGGAGGTTCCACATTATTCTAAGAAAGCAAATTATAGTAATTgaacaattttcaaaattatattttaaaaaaaaaaccttatgCTCTCTCTCTACTAATTTCATTCCTCTTAAATAATTTACGCCTAAAATTTCCTTTATATAAATCAAAATTGAGCATCTaatcttaatttaatataagaaaaaaatttaatcagttattttattatcattttatttattttagaataagatttaaaaataaataactaaaatgttctttttttaataaaaattatttaaccGGAAGAAATTAAACAGATAAGTTGAGTCTTAAAGTTATTTCATCTAGATCGAATTGATGAACACTTTGCCTAGACTGGCCATTCCTCCGGATCGTGAAGGATTTTTAAAATTGTGATTTATAAATTGAGATAAccgtaaaagaaaaatagtagATAGCaagttgaaaaatgaaaaaactaaaGTAATAAGAAAAACAATCTTTCTACCGCTTCAGTaaattctaattaaaattgCAGCACTCTCTTTCCAAATATATTTTAAACCATTTATTATcgtaattataattaaataatatataatatatatatatatatatatttaataacaattttaaattatattttagattAGATTTCTTAAATTCTCTAACTTACCATAATTATATGACATATACGTTTCAATGCTAGTTTTTTTTCGATTTTGTtatttatctaaaataaatcttcaattttgctattatTCATAAATTTGTGACTTTATATTTActttatcaaatttaaattttatagtaatcaaaattctttttataaatatttgaacaaattcaataaatatttttcaaattaaacaaGGTTACATATCTAAGCTTCATCATACACTAAGTATGTCCAATCAAAAATCATTTAATGAATATCAGTCGttcagtgaaaaaaaaaatggtattttgGTAATTGTATaataacatttattttaaattttaaacacaaaataagaaatatcagcATTGAGTTCGATCGTCATTAACGGAGAGAAGCACAATAACAAATTTACAAAAAgtgttatttttaaaatgataaattGGACTATTTTCTCTcttaaatttttctatttatttgtattaaaaaaacaaactaagATGCAAGAGTAACCAACAACTCGAATAACTTATAATATCCGATCCATATTACAATAGTGTTTAGTTGAATTGGTTTAAAATTTGGGTTTAATGGCATTACTTGGTTAGGtcccaataaaaaaaaaaaatatatatatatatatatatatttatttatattttattattaattgagTAAATACTAAATAGAAAATGATTAggttaaattttcaattttacacCTATAGCCTCACTCAGCCTCTCGTCTAATGCCGTTGCCGGCGTATCTCCCTGACTAACCCTCTCCTCTCACGCCGTGGCCGGCCTTCGGTCGTCTCTCCTTCTCCGTGTGGCGGCGTTCATCTCTGATCCTCTCTTCTTTTCGGAAGTCTCCGATAGTCGCTCGCTCTCCCTCACCCGTTGCGTTGTTGCCTTGCCGCTACGATACTTTGTTTTGTACAACTTATCCTCAGTCCAAACCCAAAATTTAGGTTTTTTCTTCGACAAATTGCTCGCTCGGGAGCTCCCACCCCGCCATTGTTAAGGTAAGAAACTTACCTTGTAATCCTTCTTACTTCATCAGTTTTAGGGCTTTAACTTGTGCTTCCAAGCGTTCTAGTTAATGAGTCATTCGAGATTTATCTTCATCTGAATTGAAATTTTCATAGTTTCTTTAGGTTCGTCTAATTTCAGAAAGGTGAAACGATCGATGTTCAATAGCAAAAAGATATTATTTGCCTGTAGTCAAGCTATTGGGAACTGTTCTATACGAAATTTCAattctgtttctttttcttctttacaaTTTGAAACGGGTAATCACTATTCTGTTCTTCAGTCCAGTAGTTTTCAGCATTGGTTCAAAAATTGGCAAGAGCTTCGAAAGCATAAGTTAACAGCAAGTACTTTTGCTGGGGCAATTGGGTTTTGGCCTCGTCGAAGGGCTCAACTATGGTTGGAGAAACTTGGCGCAATTGAACCATTTTGTGGTAATCTTGCTACTTGTTGGagtaatatgaaagaagaagaagctctCGAAAGATACAAGCTTATTACTGGAAACTCTGTTTTGTTTCCTGAATTTCAAGTCTATGGTAAAGCAAACTCGGAAGATGATTGGTTGGCTGCTTCACCTGATGGTGCAATTGATAAAATGGTTTATGGATTGCCTTCACGAGGTGTGTTGGAGATTAAGTGCCCATTTTTTAATGGTGATATGAGAAATGCTTCGCCATGGTCACAAGTTCCTCGTTACTGTATTCCTCAGGCTCAAGGTTTGATGGAAATAATGGATAGAGATTGGATGGACTTTTATGTTTGGACTCCTAATGGCAGTAGTTTGTTTAGATTGTATCGAGATCCCGAATATTGGGACGTCTTGAAGATTGCTTTGTCGGATTTTTGGTGGAAGCATGTTCAACCTGCAAGGGAGATATGTAGTAAATATGTCATTACAAATCCCCTCATTGAGCTTAAGTCCTTTAGGCCATCACCCAGGCATGAACTGTGTAGTTATATAGTTTGTGAGAGCAGACGGGTTGTCAATAATTCTAAGTTGCTCTTGCGTGAATTTGATGGGAGACTTCAAACCTAATGCACTGCATCTATTGACATTGTTTTCAATGGCTAAGCTTATAGTAAGGAATCTCGGACTCTGAGGTTCAGAACTTGAAGGGACTTCTTGTTAACTTGAAAATTGCCGAATCTAACAATGATATGAATGTTGTCAAACCAAGCACATCTCAAGTTTGACTACTACCCTTTTGGATCCATTTTTGACCTCTTTCCACGTGCTAGGAAAGCTCGGCATATTCGATCATTGCTTAGAGACATACCGAACAACATGCCACACATATGTCAGTTCCAATTCTAACTTCATTGGTGTGTACGAACATGGTA
This genomic window contains:
- the LOC103496427 gene encoding uncharacterized protein LOC103496427: MSNQKSFNEYQSFSEKKNGILSLALPHPLRCCLAATILCFVQLILSPNPKFRFFLRQIARSGAPTPPLLSSFQHWFKNWQELRKHKLTASTFAGAIGFWPRRRAQLWLEKLGAIEPFCGNLATCWSNMKEEEALERYKLITGNSVLFPEFQVYGKANSEDDWLAASPDGAIDKMVYGLPSRGVLEIKCPFFNGDMRNASPWSQVPRYCIPQAQGLMEIMDRDWMDFYVWTPNGSSLFRLYRDPEYWDVLKIALSDFWWKHVQPAREICSKYVITNPLIELKSFRPSPRHELCSYIVCESRRVVNNSKLLLREFDGRLQT